One genomic segment of Blastopirellula marina includes these proteins:
- a CDS encoding cbb3-type cytochrome c oxidase subunit I: protein MSSITADGQATHAHTSNEFGVGEFITTYVFSRDHKVIGLQFLFSTLLWFLIGGLLAIGIRWQLAWPWSDMPVIGPMLFSAEGGQISPEFYTMLFTMHATVMTFLVIIPILAGAFGNYLIPLMIGADDMAFPTLNMLSYWVMWPAFLFFGGSFFVAGNGASSGWTSYPPLSSISEAAPGSGLAQTMWLIALTCVGISSMMGSVNYMTTIIQMRAPGMTMMRLPMTIWGMFITALLQAFALPVLTAAGFMQLADRMFGTGFFVPEGLIVNNSEMAAGGGQPLLWQHLFWFYSHPAVYIMILPAMGMVSDILACFARKPLFGYKPMVYAICGIAGLGFIVWGHHMFVSGMNPGLGMTFMVATMMIALPSAVKTFNWLGTIYGGKIQFTTPMLFALSFVLMFVIGGLSGIFMAATPVDIFIHDTYFIVAHFHYVLFGGTAMAVFGAIYFWFPKMFGRMMNEPLGKVHFLLTFLFMNGTFFTMHILGAVGFPRRLADPYHYETFRHLLPMNQFMTICAILMVACQIFFIVNFFYSIFFGPKAGRNPWHANGLEWQAPSPPGHGNFDFQPIVYRGPYEYNSPEVDEDYYPQTQPPNQRGDTDEPATMVNH, encoded by the coding sequence ATGAGCAGCATCACCGCGGATGGGCAAGCGACTCACGCCCACACATCAAACGAATTCGGCGTTGGCGAGTTCATTACCACGTATGTTTTCTCGCGCGATCATAAAGTGATCGGGCTGCAGTTCCTGTTTTCCACTTTGCTGTGGTTCCTGATCGGCGGCCTGCTGGCGATTGGTATTCGCTGGCAATTGGCCTGGCCTTGGAGCGATATGCCGGTGATCGGGCCGATGCTCTTTTCGGCGGAAGGGGGACAGATTTCGCCAGAGTTCTACACGATGCTCTTCACCATGCATGCCACGGTGATGACGTTCCTGGTGATCATCCCGATTTTGGCCGGTGCGTTTGGCAATTACCTGATTCCGCTGATGATCGGTGCGGACGATATGGCCTTCCCCACGCTCAACATGCTGAGCTACTGGGTGATGTGGCCAGCGTTCTTGTTCTTTGGGGGGAGCTTTTTCGTAGCCGGCAACGGGGCTTCCAGTGGTTGGACGAGTTACCCGCCTCTGTCATCGATTAGCGAAGCGGCACCCGGTAGCGGGCTCGCCCAGACGATGTGGCTGATCGCGCTCACGTGCGTGGGTATCAGTTCGATGATGGGCTCGGTCAATTACATGACGACCATCATTCAGATGCGTGCTCCTGGCATGACGATGATGCGTCTGCCGATGACGATCTGGGGCATGTTCATCACGGCCCTGCTTCAGGCATTCGCTCTGCCGGTGCTGACGGCCGCTGGCTTCATGCAACTGGCCGATCGTATGTTCGGAACCGGCTTCTTTGTGCCGGAAGGGCTGATCGTGAACAACTCGGAAATGGCCGCCGGTGGTGGTCAGCCGCTGTTGTGGCAGCACTTGTTCTGGTTTTACTCGCACCCGGCGGTGTACATCATGATTCTGCCGGCGATGGGTATGGTCTCGGATATCCTGGCTTGTTTTGCTCGCAAACCATTGTTTGGTTACAAACCGATGGTGTACGCGATTTGCGGGATTGCCGGCCTGGGCTTTATTGTCTGGGGACATCATATGTTTGTCTCTGGCATGAACCCCGGACTGGGCATGACCTTTATGGTCGCCACGATGATGATCGCGTTGCCGAGCGCCGTGAAGACGTTCAACTGGCTCGGCACCATCTACGGCGGCAAGATCCAGTTCACCACGCCAATGCTGTTCGCGTTGTCATTTGTATTGATGTTCGTCATCGGTGGTTTATCAGGCATCTTCATGGCCGCCACGCCGGTTGATATTTTCATCCACGACACCTACTTCATCGTCGCTCACTTCCATTACGTGCTGTTCGGTGGCACGGCAATGGCCGTGTTCGGGGCGATTTACTTCTGGTTCCCGAAGATGTTCGGCCGGATGATGAACGAACCGCTGGGGAAAGTTCACTTCCTGCTGACGTTCCTGTTTATGAACGGCACGTTCTTTACGATGCACATTCTGGGAGCGGTCGGGTTCCCACGGCGTCTGGCCGATCCGTACCACTACGAGACCTTCCGGCACTTGCTGCCGATGAACCAGTTCATGACGATCTGTGCCATCTTGATGGTTGCTTGTCAGATCTTCTTCATCGTGAACTTCTTCTACAGCATCTTCTTCGGCCCCAAAGCAGGCCGAAATCCTTGGCATGCCAACGGCCTGGAATGGCAAGCACCGAGTCCTCCTGGCCATGGCAACTTCGACTTCCAGCCGATCGTCTACCGCGGCCCGTACGAGTACAACTCGCCGGAAGTGGATGAAGACTACTACCCACAAACCCAACCACCAAACCAACGCGGCGATACGGACGAGCCTGCGACGATGGTGAATCACTAA
- a CDS encoding COX15/CtaA family protein encodes MPTPVQSESPWPHRLAMLLVCATFPLIWIGGLVTTTKSGMAVPDWPSTYGYNMFLYPWQTWVFGPYDLFLEHGHRLLASTVGMLCIAFLVLAIWRKDKSLIWLGVIALVLVLSQGVLGGLRVVWDKTTIARVHGCVGPLFFGFLVYLECFTSKRLRLMSPLDSSRSGSYLRLSIGFMVVAFLQIVLGSLIRHVPLSMTHGAFRAALLFHVITAFLVVVSAIAICFTAWRDSQGQRSIRFTSTFAVLLIVGQIVLGIAAYTVKYGWPTFLPGGAYFGSFVVQWESALQSMIVTGHVAVGSLILACSVMLVAYCLRCYSIASSQANSSPAKHTRNPGKEVMA; translated from the coding sequence ATGCCCACTCCTGTTCAATCCGAGTCCCCTTGGCCACATCGCCTGGCGATGCTGTTGGTCTGTGCGACCTTTCCACTGATCTGGATCGGTGGTCTGGTAACCACGACCAAAAGCGGCATGGCCGTGCCGGATTGGCCGTCGACCTATGGATACAACATGTTTTTGTATCCGTGGCAGACGTGGGTATTCGGGCCGTATGACCTGTTTCTGGAACATGGTCACCGGTTGTTGGCTTCGACGGTTGGCATGCTGTGCATTGCCTTTTTGGTGCTGGCCATCTGGCGAAAAGACAAGTCGCTGATCTGGCTGGGGGTGATTGCCCTGGTGTTGGTCCTTTCGCAAGGCGTACTCGGTGGACTGCGCGTGGTATGGGATAAAACCACCATTGCTCGCGTGCATGGCTGCGTGGGGCCGCTGTTTTTTGGCTTCCTGGTTTATCTGGAATGCTTCACCTCGAAGCGGCTACGGTTGATGTCCCCGCTCGATTCGTCGCGGAGCGGAAGCTACTTGCGGCTTTCTATCGGCTTTATGGTCGTGGCGTTTCTGCAGATCGTGCTCGGTTCGCTGATTCGACATGTCCCTCTTTCAATGACTCACGGTGCGTTTCGTGCGGCGCTGTTGTTTCATGTGATCACGGCGTTTTTGGTGGTGGTCAGTGCGATTGCGATTTGCTTTACCGCCTGGCGAGATTCACAGGGACAGCGCAGCATTCGTTTCACTTCGACTTTCGCAGTGCTGCTGATTGTTGGGCAGATCGTGCTCGGCATCGCCGCCTATACCGTCAAATACGGCTGGCCGACCTTCCTGCCAGGCGGGGCCTACTTCGGTAGCTTTGTCGTGCAGTGGGAAAGTGCGTTGCAGTCGATGATCGTGACGGGGCACGTCGCGGTTGGATCGTTAATTCTGGCGTGTAGCGTGATGCTGGTCGCCTATTGTCTGCGGTGTTATTCCATCGCTTCCTCACAAGCGAATTCCTCCCCCGCCAAGCACACCCGAAACCCGGGCAAAGAGGTGATGGCATGA
- the cyoE gene encoding heme o synthase, translating into MSSGPATLTDRKARVKQQMSDYLELTKPKIAVLLLVCVAIAAYCASNGQPDVARLIHVIVGTALVAASSCVWNQCLEVHADRRMNRTAQRPIPSGRLSRYASALFGTLLGSVGISYLLATVGVMPALIGALTWILYVFIYTPMKQVTPWNTTVGAIAGALPMLMGWLAVNPVLDLRAVALFAILFFWQFPHFMAIAWLYREDYAQGGMKMWSVVDGSGTKAGIQAVSGAMALLLVSVVPGIGQIATPNVFYMLLSLLGGVFMLVASWRFFTSRDDKTARQLLFASLIYLPCQLALLVILPSSV; encoded by the coding sequence ATGAGTAGTGGTCCTGCCACGTTGACCGATCGTAAGGCCCGCGTAAAGCAGCAAATGAGCGACTATCTGGAGCTGACCAAGCCCAAGATCGCCGTACTGTTGTTGGTATGCGTGGCGATTGCCGCCTACTGTGCCAGCAACGGCCAGCCCGACGTCGCGCGGTTGATTCATGTAATCGTGGGAACGGCCTTGGTGGCGGCCAGTAGCTGCGTTTGGAATCAATGCCTGGAAGTGCATGCCGATCGACGCATGAATCGCACCGCCCAGCGTCCGATTCCCAGTGGTCGTTTGTCGCGTTACGCGAGTGCCTTGTTTGGCACCTTGCTCGGTTCGGTGGGTATCTCTTACTTGCTGGCAACGGTGGGTGTCATGCCGGCCCTGATCGGGGCGCTGACTTGGATTTTGTACGTGTTCATTTACACGCCGATGAAGCAGGTGACGCCGTGGAACACCACGGTGGGCGCTATTGCCGGGGCGTTGCCGATGCTGATGGGTTGGCTGGCCGTGAACCCGGTGCTCGACCTGAGAGCGGTTGCCCTGTTTGCGATTCTGTTCTTCTGGCAGTTCCCGCATTTTATGGCCATTGCCTGGCTGTATCGCGAAGATTACGCCCAAGGGGGCATGAAGATGTGGTCCGTTGTCGACGGCAGCGGCACGAAGGCCGGTATTCAGGCCGTCTCCGGTGCGATGGCCTTGCTGCTGGTTAGCGTGGTGCCTGGTATCGGTCAGATCGCGACGCCCAACGTTTTCTACATGCTGCTTTCGCTGCTGGGGGGCGTCTTTATGTTGGTCGCCTCGTGGCGTTTTTTCACCTCGCGCGACGACAAGACGGCTCGGCAGTTGTTGTTTGCCTCGTTGATCTATTTGCCCTGCCAACTGGCATTGCTGGTGATTTTGCCCAGCAGCGTCTAA
- a CDS encoding heme-copper oxidase subunit III, which produces MSDSQPEDHHGHIQLEYHPALPLSLGKLCLWLFLSTEIMFFAGLIGAYVVLRFGAPTGSWPTQHDVYLSEPIGAFNTFVLICSSLSIVLSLEAARKNQSGAAKKWLLVTFVLGCVFLGVKAYEYKEKFAHGIFPTKENRRLYDQPDVYYVSALKVRLENLKSGLSDEQKSEEVLEGVTRVDFIDTMLTGGVAHAARTATQTDNPIEAHAILESLAYAVQHHEVSDYQATRMRNEKASIAGPLAKVEEDLKAKDARKTEISEKLKPPADGEEAPPEDQLREMRVELGGLMQEIAKLEQDAKPMRERIAFLDLLLADDAHLLNHGIGHEMEWMKLPFVLPSGNMWASTYFLLTGFHALHVVVGLIIFALVLFSTLDISKSHYLENAGLYWHFVDLVWIFLFPLLYLF; this is translated from the coding sequence ATGTCCGATTCTCAACCTGAAGATCATCACGGTCACATTCAGCTGGAATACCACCCGGCGTTGCCGCTGTCGCTTGGCAAGCTTTGTCTGTGGCTGTTTTTGTCGACAGAAATCATGTTCTTCGCCGGCCTGATCGGCGCGTACGTGGTGCTGCGATTTGGTGCCCCGACCGGTTCCTGGCCGACACAGCACGACGTGTACCTGAGCGAGCCGATCGGCGCGTTCAACACGTTTGTGCTGATCTGCAGTAGCTTGTCGATTGTGCTCAGCCTGGAAGCCGCTCGCAAGAATCAAAGCGGCGCAGCCAAGAAGTGGCTGCTGGTGACGTTCGTGCTTGGCTGTGTCTTTTTGGGCGTCAAGGCGTACGAATACAAAGAGAAGTTCGCCCACGGGATTTTTCCGACCAAAGAAAACCGCCGGCTTTACGATCAACCAGACGTCTACTACGTATCCGCACTTAAAGTGCGGCTCGAGAACCTCAAGTCAGGCCTCTCCGACGAGCAGAAGAGCGAAGAAGTTCTCGAAGGGGTTACTCGTGTGGACTTCATCGATACGATGCTGACCGGCGGTGTCGCTCATGCCGCGCGAACGGCCACGCAAACCGACAATCCAATCGAGGCCCATGCCATTCTTGAATCGCTGGCTTATGCCGTGCAGCATCACGAAGTGTCCGACTATCAGGCCACGCGGATGCGTAACGAAAAAGCATCCATCGCAGGCCCATTGGCCAAGGTCGAAGAAGACTTGAAGGCCAAGGATGCCCGCAAGACCGAGATATCGGAAAAGCTCAAGCCGCCGGCGGATGGAGAAGAAGCACCCCCCGAGGACCAGCTGCGCGAGATGCGTGTCGAACTGGGTGGTTTGATGCAAGAGATCGCCAAACTGGAACAAGATGCCAAGCCGATGCGCGAGCGGATTGCGTTTCTCGATCTGCTGCTTGCCGACGATGCCCATCTGCTGAACCATGGTATTGGGCATGAAATGGAATGGATGAAGCTTCCCTTCGTGTTACCGAGCGGCAACATGTGGGCCAGCACCTATTTTCTGCTGACCGGTTTTCATGCCCTGCACGTGGTGGTGGGTTTGATCATTTTCGCCTTGGTCCTGTTCAGCACGCTGGATATCAGCAAGTCGCATTACCTGGAAAACGCAGGCTTGTATTGGCACTTCGTCGACCTGGTGTGGATTTTCCTCTTTCCGCTGTTGTACCTGTTTTAA
- a CDS encoding cytochrome C oxidase subunit IV family protein has protein sequence MSDPNTHPPAHDQHLHNDEELHATTGNLKYWVVFVALCLLTTCSFLTYFDWWRTAIPPHVSMAFMMAVSCGKALLVMLFFMHLLWEANWKWVLTVPAGMMAIFLACMLIPDIGLRTEKYSQSRWLHAPVPHVQVDDAAALDHAPAAH, from the coding sequence GTGAGCGATCCGAACACCCATCCGCCGGCGCACGACCAGCATTTGCATAACGATGAAGAGCTGCACGCCACCACCGGGAACTTGAAGTACTGGGTGGTCTTCGTGGCGCTGTGCCTGCTGACGACGTGCTCGTTTCTAACGTATTTCGATTGGTGGCGTACGGCCATTCCGCCTCATGTGAGCATGGCCTTCATGATGGCCGTTTCGTGCGGCAAGGCCCTGCTGGTGATGCTGTTCTTCATGCACCTTTTGTGGGAAGCCAATTGGAAATGGGTGCTGACTGTTCCGGCTGGCATGATGGCTATCTTCCTGGCTTGTATGCTGATTCCCGATATCGGCTTGCGAACGGAAAAGTACTCGCAGAGCCGCTGGCTGCATGCCCCGGTGCCGCATGTCCAGGTGGACGATGCCGCCGCGTTAGACCATGCACCTGCCGCTCACTAA
- a CDS encoding ABC transporter ATP-binding protein — protein sequence MISPRAVSIENVSHFYGKRQALNEVTLSIDPGEIFVFLGPNGGGKSTLFRLLSTLMPLSHGEINILSRSVRTHQHEVRQQIGVVFQMPSLDKKLTVLENIHQQAALYGITGALLKERTALLLDKLELEDRKKDIVEDLSGGLRRRVELAKGMLHSPKVLLLDEPSTGLDPAARQAMWRYLEFLRTDQGVTVILTSHLLEEAEKADRIAILDQGQLVALDTPDALKDKIGGATITIRSRQPEALIEKLRDELNLSATEVSELVRLETEDGPATIRMIMQTASDLVDAITLAKPSLEDVFIAMTGRQFTEEVKS from the coding sequence ATGATCTCCCCGCGCGCCGTATCGATCGAGAACGTCTCCCATTTCTATGGGAAGCGGCAAGCGCTCAACGAGGTCACCCTGTCGATCGATCCCGGTGAAATCTTCGTCTTTCTCGGTCCTAACGGCGGTGGTAAGTCGACTTTGTTTCGCCTGCTTTCCACGTTAATGCCGCTGTCGCATGGCGAGATCAATATCCTGAGCCGATCCGTTCGTACGCATCAGCACGAGGTCCGTCAGCAGATTGGGGTCGTCTTTCAGATGCCCAGCCTCGATAAAAAACTGACCGTGCTGGAGAACATCCATCAGCAGGCCGCTTTGTACGGAATCACCGGTGCGCTGCTCAAAGAACGAACGGCATTGCTGCTCGATAAGCTGGAACTGGAAGACCGTAAGAAGGACATCGTCGAGGACCTGTCAGGCGGTCTCCGACGTCGTGTCGAACTAGCCAAGGGGATGCTGCATTCGCCGAAGGTCTTGCTACTGGATGAACCCAGCACAGGCCTCGATCCGGCTGCCCGGCAGGCGATGTGGCGGTACCTTGAGTTCCTGCGTACCGACCAAGGCGTTACGGTCATTCTTACCTCGCACCTATTGGAAGAAGCCGAGAAAGCCGATCGAATTGCGATCCTCGATCAAGGCCAGCTCGTCGCACTCGATACGCCTGATGCTTTGAAGGACAAGATCGGCGGAGCTACGATCACGATCCGTTCGCGTCAGCCCGAAGCACTCATTGAAAAACTGCGTGACGAGCTGAATCTGAGTGCTACGGAAGTCAGTGAACTGGTTCGTTTGGAAACGGAAGATGGTCCCGCGACCATTCGCATGATCATGCAAACGGCGAGCGACCTGGTCGATGCGATCACGCTGGCCAAGCCTTCGCTGGAAGATGTGTTTATCGCTATGACCGGCCGGCAGTTTACCGAGGAGGTAAAGTCATGA
- a CDS encoding ABC transporter permease → MTSEATATPMPFAAAWSLCRREIVRFLRQRNRIIGAIGQPIIFWLLFGTGLTGVFRASGQGGADESFTVYFFPGTLLLIVLFTAIFATISIIEDRNEGFLQSVLVSPVPRWSMVLGKVLGGTILAVGQAMIFLLLGYFVGIHMNAVQLVSIFGILVVAGIGLTSLGFWLAWRMDSTQGFHAVMNLLLMPMWLLSGAFFPIPTNTSSLGQWALSWVMTLNPVTYALGAIRQILHAETAPSFLGGQTTGQFWLPSVGLGVTITIVFAIVMFALACRAAGKTRRGDWI, encoded by the coding sequence ATGACCTCCGAAGCTACCGCTACCCCTATGCCGTTTGCCGCTGCGTGGTCGCTCTGTCGCCGCGAGATCGTGCGGTTTTTGCGGCAGCGCAACCGAATTATCGGGGCGATTGGTCAGCCGATTATTTTCTGGCTGTTGTTTGGTACCGGGCTGACCGGTGTCTTTCGGGCGTCAGGGCAGGGAGGTGCCGACGAAAGCTTTACCGTCTACTTCTTCCCTGGCACGCTGCTGCTGATCGTGCTGTTCACGGCGATCTTCGCCACGATTTCGATCATCGAAGACCGCAACGAAGGCTTCCTGCAATCGGTGCTGGTCTCTCCCGTACCGCGATGGTCGATGGTGTTGGGAAAGGTTCTCGGTGGAACGATTCTCGCCGTCGGCCAGGCCATGATCTTTCTGCTGTTGGGTTACTTCGTGGGTATCCACATGAATGCCGTGCAGCTTGTTTCTATCTTTGGAATCTTGGTGGTCGCCGGCATCGGGCTGACGTCGCTGGGGTTCTGGCTGGCATGGCGGATGGACTCGACGCAGGGATTTCATGCGGTGATGAACTTGCTGCTGATGCCGATGTGGCTGTTGTCGGGAGCGTTCTTTCCGATTCCCACCAACACCTCTTCGCTCGGGCAGTGGGCGTTAAGCTGGGTGATGACGCTCAATCCAGTGACCTATGCCCTGGGGGCCATTCGACAAATTCTGCATGCGGAAACCGCTCCAAGCTTTTTGGGTGGGCAGACGACTGGGCAATTTTGGTTGCCCAGCGTGGGGCTTGGGGTAACGATTACCATAGTTTTTGCCATTGTCATGTTCGCCTTGGCCTGTCGTGCGGCAGGAAAAACGAGGCGAGGAGATTGGATATGA
- a CDS encoding SCO family protein, which yields MKPTTGIFVSAVLLILLGLTMFWAAYNRAPGGGSMPVDDHAAEGPELELNREIAPFKLMSAQEETFDTASLDGDVWIASFFFTMCPSICKMQNQQIAILQEEFADDGVKFVSITCDPDNDTPAVLRQYAESFQAEPGVWTFLTGDMDQLKEITEGSFQVAFETQTHSDRLMVIDKQGKLRGTFRATDATDFLRAKKLLKQLLAEPYEPEAKEEPTKEVAAKEEPRKQTMESFQLTDSLDQPFDSKSLEGDIWLGSFFYTSCPGSCIMQNMEKAKLRNEFKDRGLKLVSITCDPDNDTPAALAGYGERFQADPDNWYFCTGKFDDIQKIGNEFFDIKVEPQYHSDRVFLVGRDGKVIDSFRTSQKDQMESLHKTLEEILPPAKEDASTTETEKKD from the coding sequence ATGAAACCCACCACTGGAATCTTTGTTTCAGCCGTACTGTTGATCCTGTTGGGGTTGACCATGTTCTGGGCAGCTTACAATCGGGCTCCTGGCGGCGGCAGCATGCCGGTCGACGATCACGCGGCCGAAGGGCCTGAGCTGGAGTTGAACCGAGAGATCGCTCCTTTCAAGTTGATGTCGGCCCAGGAAGAAACGTTCGATACGGCATCTCTGGACGGGGATGTCTGGATCGCCAGTTTCTTTTTCACGATGTGTCCATCGATCTGCAAGATGCAAAATCAGCAGATCGCGATCTTGCAGGAAGAGTTCGCCGACGATGGCGTCAAGTTTGTCAGCATCACCTGTGATCCCGATAACGACACGCCAGCCGTGCTGCGACAATACGCCGAGTCGTTTCAGGCCGAGCCTGGGGTGTGGACCTTTCTGACCGGCGATATGGATCAACTGAAAGAGATCACCGAAGGGTCGTTCCAGGTTGCCTTCGAGACGCAAACGCACAGTGATCGCCTGATGGTGATCGATAAGCAGGGAAAGCTGCGCGGGACCTTCCGAGCCACCGATGCCACCGACTTCCTCCGCGCGAAGAAATTACTGAAGCAGCTGCTGGCCGAGCCCTACGAGCCCGAGGCCAAAGAGGAACCCACGAAAGAAGTCGCTGCGAAAGAAGAGCCACGCAAGCAGACGATGGAAAGCTTTCAGTTGACCGACAGCCTGGACCAGCCGTTTGATAGCAAGTCGCTTGAAGGGGATATCTGGCTGGGTAGCTTCTTTTACACGTCGTGCCCCGGCAGCTGCATCATGCAGAATATGGAAAAGGCCAAGCTGCGAAACGAATTCAAAGATCGCGGTTTGAAGCTGGTCAGCATCACGTGCGATCCCGATAACGATACGCCGGCCGCTTTGGCTGGCTATGGCGAACGCTTCCAGGCCGATCCCGATAATTGGTACTTTTGCACCGGCAAGTTTGATGACATCCAGAAGATCGGCAACGAGTTCTTCGACATCAAGGTCGAGCCACAGTATCACAGCGACCGCGTCTTTTTGGTGGGGCGTGATGGCAAGGTGATCGACTCGTTCCGCACCAGCCAGAAAGATCAGATGGAGTCGTTGCATAAGACGCTGGAGGAAATACTGCCGCCAGCCAAGGAAGATGCTTCCACAACTGAAACCGAGAAGAAGGATTAA
- a CDS encoding DUF420 domain-containing protein, translated as MDLVSLLPHVNASLNGLATLLLVVGFVLIKMGKVNAHKWTMLGCFGVSVVFLVCYLVYHALMEGHSKTFPEYPASWIRYSYYGMLLTHVVLAAVVPFLAVITIYLGLKDRREAHRKIAIWTFPIWLYVSITGVLVYLCLYQFFPPEVAA; from the coding sequence GTGGACCTGGTATCGCTGTTACCCCATGTGAACGCATCGCTCAACGGCCTGGCCACATTGCTGCTGGTGGTCGGTTTCGTGCTGATCAAGATGGGTAAAGTCAATGCACACAAATGGACGATGCTGGGCTGCTTCGGCGTGTCGGTCGTGTTTCTGGTGTGTTACCTGGTCTATCATGCGCTGATGGAAGGTCACAGCAAGACGTTTCCCGAGTATCCGGCCAGTTGGATTCGCTACAGCTACTACGGGATGCTGCTGACCCATGTGGTGCTGGCAGCGGTCGTCCCCTTTCTGGCCGTCATTACCATCTACCTGGGCCTCAAAGATCGCCGGGAAGCGCACCGTAAAATTGCCATATGGACCTTTCCGATCTGGCTTTATGTTTCCATTACCGGCGTCTTGGTTTATCTTTGTTTGTATCAGTTCTTCCCGCCTGAGGTCGCGGCTTAG